TGGCGGGATTGACCAGACGTTCGAGCATGAGCGCAGCAGTTCGGCGCGTCAACTCATCAATATCCACTTCAAATGGAATCACCGGCAGCCCATACACCAGCGGCAATTGCCGATTCGTCTGAACCGCAATCATCGGACTGTAATTACCCGCTTCTCGCAGCACGCTGGTCATACCCATCGCGAAGTGATCGTCAAAGACAATGATCCCTTCGGGTCGATCCTGTTCCGGCTTCTGAAGCAGAGAGGAGGCAATTCTCTGGCCGTCCAGTACGCCCGGTTCCGTTTTGAATTGAATAAGATCGCATGGAGCTAATTTCGCCAACGCGAGACTTCGCTCCACCAGCGTCTGTTCCCGACGATCAAACTCCCAACTCGTGTGAACCAGAGCGATTTTCTTCGCACCACGCCCTGCCATTATCTCGATGGCACGACTCGCCATCTCTGCTTCATCAATGATGACACCGCATGGCGCTTCGCGCCAGATCGGCGTATGACAGAGAACTACACCACGAGACTCGATCTCGCGCCAATTATGGAGCGGAATCGAAGTTAACAATACGAGGCCGTCCAGGTCCCCACGTTCAAGGTCTAGATGAACCGGTGGAACCGCGGAAAGCAAGGGATCATGGCCGCTGTCCGCGTGAACATACGCCGTGCATCGGCAGTTCTGATGGGCGAGAGCCTGCTGCATTCGCACGGTCAGGCTCGTAAAGAACGAGTTAGTCCCCTGTGGAGGCAGGTGCGGCGTGATTACTCCGACCGCCCATTCAACCGGAGGGATTTTCGTCGGATCGGCTATCACGGTACCGACACGAGTTTTTCGTGTCAGCGCTCCGGTAGAGACAAGCATTTGCATCGCCCCGCCGAGCGTGCTGTTGTTGAGGCCGAGTTTTCGCCATAACTCCTGCTGCGCCGGCAGTTTCTCGCCTCGACCAAGGCCTTCAGAGCGGATAAAGCGGATGAGACGCTTATAGGCTCGCCTTGTCTGGCCGCGATTGTGGAAATCCGGCGTCCGTAGTTGCGGGGTCATGGTTTTCCCATCGATCTTGCTTATTACCTTATCAGTATAGAGATATTTTTAACAATCAGACAGCACCCACATGGCGATAAAACGCATCAATGAGCGTTTGTGACGTCAGCGCAGCTTCGGTAAGGGGATGAATACTTACTCCTGTTTTTACCGCATCCGCAAACTCCTGCATCGCTGAAGACATTGCACTCCGTACCACGTCAGCCAGACCCCACTCTTTTGGAAAGCTATGAGTCTCGCGGGCCTCACCGTTGAGCGGTTCAAATCTCCACCCGCGCCATGCAAAAATGCGAATCGTGCCGTTGGTACCGTAAACCGTCAGCTCATCATCCATCTGCATCGGAGAACCGCGTCGCCACGACGCCAGAAATTGCGCCGGTATTCCATCTTCAAATTGCAACAGCATGGCGGCTGTATCCTCCGCATCTCCCATACCCTGCGTATATCCCGCATGTCCGCTGGTAAAACTCAATCGTTTCCCCGTTATGAACGCAAGACGGTCGAGCATATGAACGCCATTGGTCAGCGCGACACCCCCGCCAGCCTTATCGCGGCTGTATATCCATGATGAATATCCTTCCGGGATGTATTGGACAATGCGATCCGTAGCAACCACCAGCTTGCCAAGGACGCCCTGCTCAATCGCAGCGCGGGCCTCACGCATTGGCTTGTAAAAACGATGCGTCAATTCAACAACCAGAGTGATCCCGGCTTTTTTTGCAGCGGCGACAATGTCTTTTGCTTCATCAAGGTTGCAGGCGATCGGTTTTTCCAGGAGCACGTGCTTTCCCGCAGCAATGGCAGCCAGCGCAGCATCGCGATGGAGATGATGAGGCAAACAGATACTGACCGCATCGATATCGCGGGATTTAATCAAATCATTCCATGACTTGAAAATTTGAAGATGCTGCGGCAGGCCATCCAACCGCTGTGAATCCGCTACCGCAATAACATCCAGGCCGTCAACCGCCGCACTTGCTCCCAGATGCTGCCGTCCTGCAAAACCCATCCCGATAATGCCAAGCCGTATGTTGGACACGATCACTCTCCTGATGGCTGATTACAACTCACACCTACTCACATCAGTCTGAATTACCATCCTTGTGTTGTGGTAACGAAAAATATATCTGCTCGCCTTCGTATTCCGTGCGTTACGCTCACTTGCCGCTCGTGGCCTGGTTCGATGCCGGCCGATCCGCATTGACAACCTCGCGTGGCAGCAACAGCGCATTGGGTGAACCTGCAAGGTAGTTAGGTATGTTGAAAAATCGTAACTGTCCAAGAGCCAATTCTGACAACGACCAGGCATACCCATCGGTCCCTTCGGGTACGGGAATAGATACGAATCGGCCGCTTGTTTCCACCTTCGCTATGGGTTTGCCGTCCGGCCCGCGAACTTGATGAGGACCGCCCTGCCAGTAATAGTCAATCCGGCGTGTTCCTTTGGGCACGTAAAAGTACATTCGCTGCATATGGCCCAGATGGTGCTGTGACGCATGACGTAGGTCGATTGTTACAGGAACACCTGCTGGTACTTCGATACCCCACGCTGCCCCTTGATCGTCAAACTCCATCCAATACAGTCCCGCGGACGGTACCGTGATGTTGACCAGATGTTTGGCGCCATCCTGAGGTAACCGCTCGGACGCTATCTTTTTGCCGTCCGCTGAAGTCACCGTGTAGTGCGCCTCCGCCCGGTCGCGATACCAGGCGATAATTCCCGTCGTGATGGTCAGGCTGAGCGGCTCCCCCGCTCGACTGTAAAGTGCATAGCGACATCCATTCTGGAATCGTTGTGACGAAGCAGCCGGAGTATCGGTGACGATTCCGCTCGGCACCAAGTCTGATGAGAATTGCCGCTCTTCCACAGCCTGCGGCTGGAAACGGTCCATATCCTCGCGGAAGAGGCGATCAGTTTCATCGTGGCTAAGCGGTTCCTCAACGCGCCAAGGATTGTCCTTTTGATGAAAGCTCCAAGAAGGCTCGTTGAACTCCGTGGCTGCCACCGGAGTCCATCCCTGACGCATCGCTTCCCAGTGGTTCATGTAGCTGTAACGAGCGCGATAGACATGCCGCAATGCAGCCAAAGCCAGGTCTCGCCGCATCGCTTTATCCGCTGCACGATCATGCTCCCATCGTAGCCGCACGTAGTGCTGATATTGCTTGAGTTGATCGATCCGCGTGATCACCTCAGGATGCCCGGCAGCAAGTCGAGTCGCGTCGTCAAGATCTCGCAGTGCAAGAGCCAGCAGGTGTTCACTCAGGAGCGGATCGTTACCGGGATCCAACCGTTCGTAGTAACGCCGCATCGGCTCGGCTGCGGGACCAAATGCCTGTTGATAGAAATCGTCTAACAAGGTGTCCAAATCGGCTTTCGGATTCCACATCAGTTTGTTGGCGATGTAGTAGCCTCGACCATGAAGTCCCCAGTTGTTGCCGCTCTCACAATCAAGGCTGGTGGCACCGATCGCGGCATAGCGGCGGATTTGATCTCGGATATATTTGACGTTCGCACCTCGTCCACCCGGCGGCATGTCAAAATCCCAGAGCCAGACGGACAGATATTCGTAGAAACCAAAGTTACTGGCCACCTTTGGCCAACGCTCCATCAACTCATCAAACGTGTACTTCCCCCGGATGAACCCGGCTGTCATCTGCACGTAAACATTTGGTTCGAGCGCGAATGACGGCGGTTCGCAATGATCGTTATATGCGTAGAGGCCAACCATCTTGCCCGGCATCTCGTGAGCCACGCGGCGGGCTACTTCATTGGCGAGTCCGAAAACACGGTCTGAAATGCTCCCCAACTTACGGCACGCATCACACTCACAATGACCATCACCGTCAGACGTTTCAAGCGACACCATGTCGGCATTCGGGTTTCGCTTCAGGTAGTCCATTGCCCAATCGGAAGCGATTTGTCGTACCGCCGGATTGGAGACGCATAATTGCGGCCCCTCACGTTTCCCCTTTACGAGGGCCAGATACTCAGGATGGTCAGCGAAAACTTTACTGTTCTCCTCAATGATCGACTGCCATGCGTGCCCGGCATAGATCGTGCGTGATGCCGCCATGCGGTTGTGACGTGCCCATGCTTCGTAGTCGGCGCGGGCCTTCGCATCAAAGAATCCATAACCCCACCAGATCCGCCGCGACAGGATCGCCGGCCGATCATTGAGATCGAGTGAAACGGTAAGCGTCGGACGTGATGGGATTACCTCCCATTCCGGCGCGGGAAAGAACCAACGACAGCCAAGCTCTTCGAGTAACCGAAACGCTGCGTGCGATGTCCCCAACTCGGTAGCTCCGATCAATCGCACGCGGCCAGTCTCGGTACGGATGGCAAAGGCTTCGCGGCCGTCACACGTATCGCGGATCGCCAATGGCTCGATCAGTTCGGGATCAGGAAATTCCGCAAGCGTCCCCAAGACAATGCCTGTCGCACCATCGCCGACACGCACCTCGAACTTGCCTCCCGTGATGCGCGACAGATAGGCAGCTAACTCATCAGCGACATGCTTTGTCTTGTCAGACGCGGCAGATGAAATGCAGACGGGCAACAGCGGCTGGCCGTTTTCAGCGAGCGTGAGCGTGTGCGCTGGCCGAGTATTGATGACTGAGTCATTGGCGCACCCGACCATGCTCAAGAGCACAGTCGTCATGAGGAGAATTGCAATCCCGTGTTTACCGCTGGTTTGTTTCATCGAATTTCCGCCTCAATTTCTGGCACACAGACCGCAATCCATTGGGATCGGCAGCATGACACAGCCGCCGATCTGAAACATTCTGACCACCGGAATTGCAGCAGGATAATTCAGTCAGAGGCTGATGGGCAATTTGCAATTCGATACCGTGTGGGAGTGATTTCAGGCTAGACCGTTTTCACTTTTGCTCCAGCGTGCAGCCGCAGCAACCGAAGAAGCCGGCGGAAATGATCGTGGCACTTCGGGCGGTCATTGGTTCGCGGGGGCTTCAATGTGGCCGCAGTCGGATGACTGCGGAAACCAGCACCCGTCCGAAGTTTTGGATTACTCGGCAATTGAAAACGACATTTCGAGCGGCGGCAATTCAAGCAATGATTTCCATGAGAGAGCAGGTCTCTTTTCTTTCCTAACTCTTGACTTGTCAAAGATCACGAGCGGCTGCCCTGATTATCGCACCACGTCGCCGCCCGTTCTACTTCAAACAATAAACGCTCGGGGGATTGGAGAGAAAGGCTTCCTCAGGGTTTCGATGGAAAGATCAAGCCCGCTATGGCTCGAGCCGAGGTCAACGATGAGAATCTGGTCTTGTTTTGCATGGACCACCGCCGACAGCAAGGCTCGCTGCTGATGGACAACGGGCCTTGTTTGGTCGAGAGACGAGTCGCGGGCTCGTCGAATGGAGCCGGGGGGAATCGAACCCCCGTCCCGTTGCAGAAAACATCGAGAAACAAGCTGATTTTGAAATAAGCGCAGCGCCATGCGCAGCGCGTGATGCACAGGCCCACGCCATCGACCCGACGATTGCCACCCTGATCAACGCATGGGACAACCTGCCCGAACCCGTCCGGGCCGGCATCCTGGCGATGATCCAAGCTGCCAAGGGGGGCGAGTGATGATGCCCCGTCTACACCGTCTACGCCTACACAACCTCAAAAACGCCATCACCGCGCGAGGTTTCGTTGGCGCGGGGGTGGTCTGGCAAGGGGGTTTCGTAGACGCCCCGGGCGCATGGGTCCTCCCTGACACGGACTTTGCTGTCAATACTGCCGGGA
The nucleotide sequence above comes from Phycisphaeraceae bacterium. Encoded proteins:
- a CDS encoding Gfo/Idh/MocA family oxidoreductase, giving the protein MSNIRLGIIGMGFAGRQHLGASAAVDGLDVIAVADSQRLDGLPQHLQIFKSWNDLIKSRDIDAVSICLPHHLHRDAALAAIAAGKHVLLEKPIACNLDEAKDIVAAAKKAGITLVVELTHRFYKPMREARAAIEQGVLGKLVVATDRIVQYIPEGYSSWIYSRDKAGGGVALTNGVHMLDRLAFITGKRLSFTSGHAGYTQGMGDAEDTAAMLLQFEDGIPAQFLASWRRGSPMQMDDELTVYGTNGTIRIFAWRGWRFEPLNGEARETHSFPKEWGLADVVRSAMSSAMQEFADAVKTGVSIHPLTEAALTSQTLIDAFYRHVGAV
- a CDS encoding DUF4838 domain-containing protein is translated as MTTVLLSMVGCANDSVINTRPAHTLTLAENGQPLLPVCISSAASDKTKHVADELAAYLSRITGGKFEVRVGDGATGIVLGTLAEFPDPELIEPLAIRDTCDGREAFAIRTETGRVRLIGATELGTSHAAFRLLEELGCRWFFPAPEWEVIPSRPTLTVSLDLNDRPAILSRRIWWGYGFFDAKARADYEAWARHNRMAASRTIYAGHAWQSIIEENSKVFADHPEYLALVKGKREGPQLCVSNPAVRQIASDWAMDYLKRNPNADMVSLETSDGDGHCECDACRKLGSISDRVFGLANEVARRVAHEMPGKMVGLYAYNDHCEPPSFALEPNVYVQMTAGFIRGKYTFDELMERWPKVASNFGFYEYLSVWLWDFDMPPGGRGANVKYIRDQIRRYAAIGATSLDCESGNNWGLHGRGYYIANKLMWNPKADLDTLLDDFYQQAFGPAAEPMRRYYERLDPGNDPLLSEHLLALALRDLDDATRLAAGHPEVITRIDQLKQYQHYVRLRWEHDRAADKAMRRDLALAALRHVYRARYSYMNHWEAMRQGWTPVAATEFNEPSWSFHQKDNPWRVEEPLSHDETDRLFREDMDRFQPQAVEERQFSSDLVPSGIVTDTPAASSQRFQNGCRYALYSRAGEPLSLTITTGIIAWYRDRAEAHYTVTSADGKKIASERLPQDGAKHLVNITVPSAGLYWMEFDDQGAAWGIEVPAGVPVTIDLRHASQHHLGHMQRMYFYVPKGTRRIDYYWQGGPHQVRGPDGKPIAKVETSGRFVSIPVPEGTDGYAWSLSELALGQLRFFNIPNYLAGSPNALLLPREVVNADRPASNQATSGK
- a CDS encoding GntR family transcriptional regulator, coding for MTPQLRTPDFHNRGQTRRAYKRLIRFIRSEGLGRGEKLPAQQELWRKLGLNNSTLGGAMQMLVSTGALTRKTRVGTVIADPTKIPPVEWAVGVITPHLPPQGTNSFFTSLTVRMQQALAHQNCRCTAYVHADSGHDPLLSAVPPVHLDLERGDLDGLVLLTSIPLHNWREIESRGVVLCHTPIWREAPCGVIIDEAEMASRAIEIMAGRGAKKIALVHTSWEFDRREQTLVERSLALAKLAPCDLIQFKTEPGVLDGQRIASSLLQKPEQDRPEGIIVFDDHFAMGMTSVLREAGNYSPMIAVQTNRQLPLVYGLPVIPFEVDIDELTRRTAALMLERLVNPATAARVERFAPQLKDGFS